From the Thermococcus sp. 21S7 genome, the window GAGGTCCGGGAGCTCGGGAACCTCCGGGTCGTAGTACGTCCTTATCTCCAGGTCCTTCCACTCCTTCCTAAGCTCAAGTCCGCTTTCGGGTATGGTTCCGAGGGCGCGCCACTTGGCATCCGTAACTTCGAAGAACTTCTCAATGAGCCTCTGGGCCGTTACGTTGCCTTCGTACCGGACGGCGCGGGTGTACTCGTTGAGTATCTTCACTTCGCTGTTCTTAACCATTCGTATGAGGAGCAGAACCGCCATCAGCATGTCCACCGGCTCGAAGCCCGCTATGACCTGAGGTATGCCGTAGTCGGTCGTTATGTACTCCCAGCCCCTCACGCCGATTATTGTGGAGACGTGTCCGGGGTCGATGAGACCGTGGAAGCGCGTTCCGGCCTTCACGAGGGCCTCAACGGCAGGGGGAGTCAGGCGGTGGACGGAGTATATCTTGAAGTTTTCAAGCCCTTCTTCCACGACGGCGTTCAGCATTCCGGCCGCGGGGGCGGTGGTGGTCTCGAAGCCGGGGCTGAAGTGAACGACGGTTCTCTCCGGGTTCTCTTTGGCTATCTTGTAGGTGTCGAATATGGAGTAAACCACTCTCACGTCGTAGCCCTCGCCCCGCAAATCCGCGAAGCTCCCTAGGGGAGTCGGGATTTTGTACATGTCGCCGAAGGTGGTCAGGATTATCCTGTCTCCCTCAGCGTAGGCCTCCTTCATAATCTCGCGCATCTTGACGATATCCTCGACGGGGGTTATACAGACCGGACAGCCCGGACCGCTAACTATCTTGACGTTCTCGGGCAAAAGAGAGCGTATTCCGGAGCGGGTTACGGTGTCCTCGTGGGTTCCGCAGACGTGCATGAAGCGAAGCTCATCGAGGCCCTTCGCCTCCTCGCGTATCTTCCTCACGACCTTCTGGGCCAGCTCCCTGTCCTTGAAGGCGTTCAGGACGTCGGTCACGTTCATCCCTCCAGCGCCCGCTCGACCTCTGCCCACGCCTCTAGTATCTCCAGCGCCCTCTCTTCGTCGAGTCTCTCTATTGCAAAGCCGGTGTGGACTATGACGTAGTCCCCGACCCCGACCTCTGGAAGCAGGTCGAGGCGGACTTCCCTTCTCACGCCTCCAAAATCAACGATCGCGACTTTTCCATTTATTTCGATGATCCTTCCGGGTATCGCCAGACACATTTCTTTTCACCAATGATACTTCAGCGGGTGCTTTTTTAGGCCTTTCCGGAACCATAGGTTTCCAACCGTCAACCCTAAAAGCCTGGAATCCAACGGGTATCATGCTCGGGGTGGTTCTTGCAGGGGGTAGGAGTAGGCGCTTTGGGGGCGACAAGCTCCTCTTTCGGATAGGTGGGAAGCCGCTCATCTCGTACACTCTTGAGAGAATCGAGTCGGCGTCGCTGATCGAGGAAGTCGTTATCGTGGCATCGTCCGCCAACGCGGAGAGGCTTAGAAACCTCGGCTACTGTGTGGTGGTTGATGATCTCTCCATCGGACCCATGGGCGGGGTATATACTGCGTTGGATTTCGGCGATGCGTTCGTCGTCGCGGGGGACATGCCGCTCATCGTCCCGGAATTCGTTGACTTCATAATCCGGAAATTCCTCGGAAGTGGAAAGCTCGCCTGCGTCCCTCGCTGGCCCAATGGATATCTTGAACCCCTTCACGCGACCTACTCAAAGGCATTTCGCCGGATCTTTGAGGAAAGAATACGCTGCGGGGACTATTCGCTGAACGGTGCGGTACGCTCCGCCGATGTATGCTACCTGGATGTGGGGAATCTGCCCCCCCTCTGGAAGGAAAGCTTCTTCAACGTCAACCGTCGGAGCGACCTCAGAAGACTCCTCGGACGGGGCCAGGGTGACTTCCTCTTTCCACAATCCCACTCTGAATGAGGGTCAGTTTTCCCTAACCTCGATTTCATTGAGACCCTCGGCCAGCGATTCTGCGAGTGTTTTCGCCCGTTCGATTATAACATCGCTCGGCTCCTGGAAGAGGCCCAGAACGGCAGGCTGGCAGCCAATGAGAACGAACTCCGTGTTGAGGCGCATCTTCAGGTATCCCACTAGAACCTTGAGCGGCAGGCTGTGTGTCGAGACAGCCTCTCCGAGAGTCCCCTCTGGGTCGGCGATTATGACCTCTCCGTGTTCCCCTCCGAAGTCAACCGCATCCACGAAGACCACCAGATCAGGCTCGAATTTTGTTATCCTCCCTGTGTAGCTCTCCGGGACCTCGCCGCAGTTGAGGATGAGAACGTTTGGGTTGTTCACCAGTTCCTTCAGCCTCTCGGCGACTATGACGCCGAAGGCATCGTCCCCCCTAACCTCGTTCCCTATTCCGCAGACGACGACCCGTTTGGCCCTTCTGAGGAGTTCGAGGAGTTCCATAGTTTCACCTTTGGCCGTTTTAGAATGAAGAAAAGAAAACCCTTCGCTAAATCCTCTCCGCGACCTCCCGTATCCTCTCCGCGAAGGCCGTCCTCAGGAGCTCATCGGGCTTTCCTATCTTGTCTTCCAAGTCCCTGTACATCGGTATGCCGGTCAGATATGGCACGCCGAACCTCTTGGCCAGCTCCTCTATGTCTTTCTCCTCGTCCAGCTTGAGGTTCTCGACGATTCCGAGGATTCTGTATTCCCTCTCCCTCAGAACCTCGATGAGCTTTCTGACGACGTTAATGGCCAGCTTTGACGGTGTTGCCACCACAATGAATTCACCCTTCTTGAGGAAGCGCATGACGTCGAGGAACTGGTCGCCGAGGCCGGGCGGCATGTCTATGATGAGGTAGTCCAGATCGTCCCAGCGGGTTATCGTGAGGAGTTCTATGAGGGCGTCGCTGACCTCCATACCCCTCATGGGCGTCGGCTTGTCCTCGGAGTAGTAGACGATGCTCATAAACTTTATCCCGTGAACCGTCGGCGGGATTACGCCGTACTCCTCCTCGGGGAACTCCTTTGGCTCGAAGCCGAGGATGACGTGGTCGCTCGCTCCGTGGAAGTCGAGGTCAAGGAGGCCGACCTTGTAACCTTTCTCCGCCAGAACGAGGGCGAGGGTTGTTGAGACGAGCGACTTTCCAACCCCGCCCTTCCCGCTGACGACGGGGATTATGCGCTTCACCTTCTCAAGCCTGCCCTCTATGCCCTTGACGCGCGGGTCAACTATCATGCCTCTCCCTCCTTCTCGATCTTTATGCCGCTTATGTAGACTCCCCTCCCTTGGACGACTTCGAAGTCCCTGCTTCCGCACTTCGGACAGGCGAGGAAGGCGTGCACAACCTCAGGAATGAAGTGTATGTCCTCCTTTATGCGCTCGTCGAAGTTCCCTTTGACTTCCTTCAGCTTCCACTCGTGGCCGCAGTCTCGGCACTTAAAAACTGCCTCCTCCTCGATGAACTCTATCTTTGCTCCCTCTCCAATGGTCCCTTTTAGAAGCTCCTTCATTGCGAACTCAACTATCTCGGCGTTGACGTCCTGAAGTTCGCCGAGAACGACCTGAACGGCGAGGAGCTTGGATGCGCCCTCTTTTTGCGCGTAATCCAGGGCTGTTCTAACTATCCCATCGGCGAGTGCCCACTCATGCATGAGTATCCCTCCGTTCAGATTTAGGTTCATGGAGCTTAAAAATGAACGGGTTTCAAACCTTGGGTTCACTGGCTTTCATTTTCCTCAGCTTCCATGCGAGAAGGGCGAAGGTGGCCACGCCGAGGAGGGCCTCGCCTCTCACGCCGTTGAACTCCAGGATTATGTCGTAGGGCACGAACCAGAAGGCTAGAAAGCCAATGGCGAGAGCGTACTTCCCCCTTTCGTCCAGGCGGGCCGGCGTGGAGTAGAAGTGGAGGGCCCCCAGAAGCCCGAGGATAGAAGGCACGACGGGATGCACCGGGGAATGGGGGAAGGCCGTGAATATAAAGAACAGCGCGAAGGAAACCGCGAAGCCGTAAACGAAGGGATGGCCCCTCGGAATGCTGCGCTTGAAGAGGGCCTCCCTTTTTACCCGCCTTGCGAGGAGCAGCAGGAGTACCGTGAGGACGATGGTGAGGGAGTACTGGACTGCCGGCGGACGGTAGGGAACGAGGAAGACGAAGAACACCACCGCGGAGACGCCGAAGGCTAGGAGTGCTGTCGTTGTCCCCCTCCTTCCCAGGAGCCTTTCATTTGAGAACTCCGGGTAGAGGGCATCGACGACCATTATCGGTATCGCTATGCTCATAAGGGAATGAAATATCGTCAGCCACACCGCCCAGACTGCGTTCACGCCCCAGACGCGGCCGTAAACGCTGAAAACATCCAGGTCCGGCCACTCTGGGTTGAACCAGGACTTTATGACGAGTCCCTCCTCCACGATGCCGTAGACGAAGCCGAGGAGCATGAGCCTAACGTAGTTCCTCCCCCACCGAACCCACGCCTCCCTGACAAGGAGAACACCGGCACCGTAGTAGGCCCACAGGAACGGAAACGAGAGGGGGTTCGTGAGGACTTCAAGCGGTGGAGTCGAACCGCTCAGCACTTCGGCGAAGAAGGGCGAGATTAGCGAGAGGATTAAAGCCACCTTGGTCTTTCTCTCCATGCTTTAACTTGGAGGGATAGGCATTTATACCTTGTCCCTGAGGGGATATGGGGTTGCACATGAGAATATTTTCAGCCGTGGTCGTCCTCATTCTCCTGGTGTTCCTGTCCGGGTGCATCGGCTCGGGCCAGTCACAGACCACTACCCTGAGTCCCGACCGGCTTGCCTCAATCCCCCGAGGGGCCGTTAAAGTAACGCCCAAAACCGACGTTTTTCCCCCGGTCATCCATTCCGACGAGTGGGAGAAACCGGTGCCACTGGAAGGTCCCATAAACACTGCCG encodes:
- the mobA gene encoding molybdenum cofactor guanylyltransferase MobA; translated protein: MLGVVLAGGRSRRFGGDKLLFRIGGKPLISYTLERIESASLIEEVVIVASSANAERLRNLGYCVVVDDLSIGPMGGVYTALDFGDAFVVAGDMPLIVPEFVDFIIRKFLGSGKLACVPRWPNGYLEPLHATYSKAFRRIFEERIRCGDYSLNGAVRSADVCYLDVGNLPPLWKESFFNVNRRSDLRRLLGRGQGDFLFPQSHSE
- a CDS encoding hydrogenase 3 maturation endopeptidase HyCI, which gives rise to MELLELLRRAKRVVVCGIGNEVRGDDAFGVIVAERLKELVNNPNVLILNCGEVPESYTGRITKFEPDLVVFVDAVDFGGEHGEVIIADPEGTLGEAVSTHSLPLKVLVGYLKMRLNTEFVLIGCQPAVLGLFQEPSDVIIERAKTLAESLAEGLNEIEVREN
- the hypD gene encoding hydrogenase formation protein HypD; its protein translation is MNVTDVLNAFKDRELAQKVVRKIREEAKGLDELRFMHVCGTHEDTVTRSGIRSLLPENVKIVSGPGCPVCITPVEDIVKMREIMKEAYAEGDRIILTTFGDMYKIPTPLGSFADLRGEGYDVRVVYSIFDTYKIAKENPERTVVHFSPGFETTTAPAAGMLNAVVEEGLENFKIYSVHRLTPPAVEALVKAGTRFHGLIDPGHVSTIIGVRGWEYITTDYGIPQVIAGFEPVDMLMAVLLLIRMVKNSEVKILNEYTRAVRYEGNVTAQRLIEKFFEVTDAKWRALGTIPESGLELRKEWKDLEIRTYYDPEVPELPDLEKGCICGAILRGLALPPQCPHFGKTCTPRSPIGPCMVSYEGTCSIFYKYGALF
- a CDS encoding Mrp/NBP35 family ATP-binding protein is translated as MIVDPRVKGIEGRLEKVKRIIPVVSGKGGVGKSLVSTTLALVLAEKGYKVGLLDLDFHGASDHVILGFEPKEFPEEEYGVIPPTVHGIKFMSIVYYSEDKPTPMRGMEVSDALIELLTITRWDDLDYLIIDMPPGLGDQFLDVMRFLKKGEFIVVATPSKLAINVVRKLIEVLREREYRILGIVENLKLDEEKDIEELAKRFGVPYLTGIPMYRDLEDKIGKPDELLRTAFAERIREVAERI
- a CDS encoding HypC/HybG/HupF family hydrogenase formation chaperone; this encodes MCLAIPGRIIEINGKVAIVDFGGVRREVRLDLLPEVGVGDYVIVHTGFAIERLDEERALEILEAWAEVERALEG
- the hypA gene encoding hydrogenase nickel incorporation protein HypA, encoding MHEWALADGIVRTALDYAQKEGASKLLAVQVVLGELQDVNAEIVEFAMKELLKGTIGEGAKIEFIEEEAVFKCRDCGHEWKLKEVKGNFDERIKEDIHFIPEVVHAFLACPKCGSRDFEVVQGRGVYISGIKIEKEGEA